Proteins found in one Pseudomonas sp. P8_241 genomic segment:
- the pap gene encoding polyphosphate:AMP phosphotransferase translates to MFESAEIDHAIDKETYDAEEPALREALLEAQFELRQQSRFPVIILINGIEGAGKGETVKLLNEWMDPRLIEVRTFDQQTDEELARPPAWRYWRMLPAKGRMGIFFGNWYSQMLQSRVHGQIKDPRLDQSINAAERLEKMLCDEGALIVKFWFHLSKKQMKARLKALADDPLHSWRISPLDWQQSQTYDRFVKFGERVLRRTSRDYAPWHVIAGMDARYRSLLVGKILLDSLHGALKRPKIHPEKVSAAPVLPSVDQVNLLDALDLNLRLDKDDYEEQLVTEQARFSGLMRDKRMRRHALVAVFEGNDAAGKGGAIRRVAAALDPRQYNIVPIAAPTDEERAQPYLWRFWRHLPARGKFTVFDRSWYGRVLVERIEGYCSPADWLRAYSEINDFEEQVTESGVIVVKFWLAIDKQTQLERFQEREQIPFKRFKITEDDWRNREKWDDYRVAVGDMVDRTSTEISPWTLIEANDKRWARVKVLRTINRAMEEAFERSDRHERKKHK, encoded by the coding sequence ATCATCCTGATTAACGGCATCGAAGGCGCCGGTAAAGGCGAGACGGTCAAGCTGCTCAACGAATGGATGGACCCGCGCCTGATCGAAGTCCGCACCTTCGATCAGCAGACCGACGAAGAACTGGCGCGGCCACCGGCCTGGCGTTACTGGCGAATGCTTCCGGCCAAGGGGCGCATGGGGATTTTCTTCGGTAACTGGTACAGCCAGATGCTGCAGTCGCGAGTTCATGGCCAGATCAAGGACCCACGGCTCGACCAAAGTATCAACGCCGCCGAACGCCTGGAGAAAATGCTCTGCGATGAAGGCGCGCTGATCGTCAAATTCTGGTTCCACCTCTCCAAAAAACAGATGAAGGCGCGGCTCAAGGCGTTGGCCGATGACCCGCTGCATAGCTGGCGCATCAGCCCGCTGGACTGGCAGCAATCGCAAACCTACGACCGGTTCGTCAAGTTCGGTGAGCGGGTCTTGCGACGCACCAGTCGCGACTACGCGCCATGGCATGTGATCGCCGGGATGGATGCACGCTATCGCAGCCTGCTGGTGGGGAAAATTCTGCTCGACAGCCTGCATGGCGCCTTGAAGCGGCCGAAGATCCATCCGGAGAAAGTCAGCGCCGCCCCGGTGTTGCCGAGCGTCGATCAAGTGAACCTGCTCGACGCCCTGGACTTGAACCTGCGCCTGGACAAAGACGATTACGAAGAACAGTTGGTGACCGAGCAGGCGCGGTTTTCCGGGCTGATGCGTGACAAACGCATGCGTCGGCACGCCCTGGTCGCCGTGTTTGAAGGCAATGACGCGGCGGGCAAGGGCGGGGCGATCCGTCGGGTGGCGGCGGCGCTCGATCCGCGTCAGTACAACATCGTGCCGATTGCCGCGCCCACAGATGAGGAGCGGGCGCAGCCGTACCTGTGGCGCTTCTGGCGGCACTTGCCGGCGCGAGGCAAGTTCACCGTGTTCGACCGTTCCTGGTATGGCCGGGTGCTGGTGGAGCGCATTGAAGGTTATTGCAGCCCGGCGGACTGGCTGCGTGCCTACAGCGAAATCAACGATTTCGAAGAGCAGGTCACCGAATCCGGGGTCATTGTCGTCAAGTTCTGGCTGGCCATCGATAAACAGACGCAACTGGAGCGTTTCCAGGAGCGCGAGCAGATCCCCTTTAAGCGCTTCAAGATCACTGAAGACGACTGGCGCAATCGCGAGAAGTGGGATGACTACCGGGTTGCGGTCGGCGACATGGTTGACCGTACCAGCACCGAAATCTCGCCCTGGACCCTGATCGAGGCCAACGACAAGCGCTGGGCGCGGGTAAAGGTGTTGCGCACCATCAATCGTGCGATGGAAGAAGCGTTCGAAAGGTCTGACCGCCATGAGCGAAAGAAGCACAAATAA